In the Corynebacterium gerontici genome, one interval contains:
- the cspE gene encoding transcription antiterminator/RNA stability regulator CspE: MAQGTVKWFNAEKGFGFIAPEDGSADVFVHYSEIQGNGFRTLEENQRVEFEVGEGAKGPQAQQVHAL; encoded by the coding sequence ATGGCACAGGGTACTGTGAAGTGGTTCAACGCCGAAAAAGGTTTCGGCTTCATCGCTCCCGAGGACGGCTCCGCTGACGTCTTCGTTCACTATTCAGAAATTCAGGGCAACGGCTTCCGTACCCTCGAAGAAAACCAGCGCGTTGAGTTCGAGGTCGGCGAAGGCGCTAAGGGCCCGCAGGCTCAGCAGGTGCACGCTCTCTAA
- the topA gene encoding type I DNA topoisomerase, which produces MAETSGTKRLVIVESSTKAKKIAPYLGNDYIVEASVGHIRDLPRGAADVPAKYKKEPWARLGVNTEDGFKPLYVVSADKKKKVSDLKAKLKLVDELLLATDPDREGEAIAWHLLEVLKPKVPVKRMVFNEITKPAILAAAENTRDLDEHLVDAQETRRILDRLYGYEVSPVLWKKVMPRLSAGRVQSVATRVIVERERERMRFVSAEYWDLEAEFDTGKPAQDGNPRTFMGRLVSLNNQRVATGRDFNDRGELTSDAVRIERDQATALADALQGAPMQVAKVEEKPYTRRPYAPFMTSTLQQEAGRKLHFTSERTMRIAQRLYENGHITYMRTDSTTLSEQGIQAAREQAISLYGKEYVADGPRRYDRKVKNSQEAHEAIRPAGESFATPGQLHSQLDAEEFKLYELIWQRTVASQMADAKGTSMKVTIAGEALGNAVEFAATGRTITFPGFLRAYVETSKLADGRDVADNAEKHLPRLSQGDDLGVNKLSAEEHNTNPPARYTEASLVKKMEDLGIGRPSTYASIIKTIQDRGYVFSRGNALVPSWVAFAVVGLMEDSFSALVDYDFTSSMEDELDEIAAGHENGTDWLTGFYFGDAEASEATAESIARQGGLKALVGDNLEHIDARSVNSLHLFDDAEGRAINVRVGRYGPYIERQVGTKDGEPEYQRANLTDSTTPDELTLEFAERLFATPQSGRELGRNPENERMIVAKEGRFGPYVTELVNDDEREKAEAKAEEIVAAERAEEDEQRKAEGKRAKNWGTKTAAAQKEKRINQIVEETLKPKTASLFKSMEPSTVTLEQALQLLSLPREVGVDPSDGEVITAQNGRYGPYLKKGNDSRSLNREEQIFEITLDEARRIYAEPKRRGRGATPSAIKQLGDNDVSGKPMSVKDGRFGPYVTDGETNASLRRGDDPLKLTDARANELLSERRAKQAAEGPKKTTKRATKKKATKKAVKKTTKRVVKAGNRKK; this is translated from the coding sequence ATGGCTGAAACATCCGGCACCAAGCGCCTCGTCATCGTTGAGTCCTCCACGAAGGCGAAGAAAATCGCGCCCTACCTTGGCAATGACTACATCGTGGAGGCGTCCGTGGGTCATATCCGCGACCTGCCGCGCGGTGCCGCCGACGTGCCTGCGAAGTACAAGAAGGAGCCCTGGGCGCGCCTGGGTGTCAATACTGAGGACGGCTTCAAGCCCCTGTACGTGGTCAGCGCCGACAAAAAGAAGAAAGTGTCCGACCTCAAGGCAAAGCTCAAGCTTGTCGACGAACTCCTGCTCGCCACAGACCCCGACCGCGAAGGCGAGGCAATTGCTTGGCATCTCTTGGAGGTTCTCAAACCCAAGGTGCCCGTCAAACGCATGGTGTTCAACGAGATCACCAAGCCAGCGATCCTAGCCGCGGCTGAGAACACCCGCGATCTTGACGAGCACCTGGTGGATGCTCAGGAAACCCGACGCATCCTCGACCGCCTCTACGGCTACGAGGTGTCCCCGGTTCTGTGGAAGAAAGTCATGCCGCGCCTTTCGGCAGGTCGTGTGCAGTCTGTGGCTACCCGCGTCATCGTGGAACGCGAGCGTGAACGCATGCGCTTCGTTTCCGCCGAGTACTGGGACCTCGAGGCCGAGTTCGATACCGGAAAACCCGCGCAGGACGGCAACCCGCGCACCTTCATGGGCCGCCTGGTGAGCCTGAACAACCAGCGCGTTGCCACTGGCCGTGACTTCAACGATCGAGGTGAGCTCACCTCTGACGCCGTGCGCATCGAGCGCGATCAGGCCACGGCACTGGCAGACGCCCTACAGGGCGCCCCAATGCAGGTGGCGAAGGTGGAGGAAAAGCCCTACACCCGCCGCCCCTACGCGCCATTCATGACCTCCACGCTGCAGCAGGAGGCCGGCCGCAAGCTGCACTTCACCTCCGAGCGCACCATGCGCATTGCGCAGCGCCTCTACGAAAATGGCCACATCACCTATATGCGTACTGACAGCACGACGCTGTCCGAGCAGGGCATTCAGGCCGCTCGTGAGCAGGCAATTTCGCTCTACGGCAAGGAGTACGTAGCAGACGGTCCGCGTCGCTATGACCGCAAGGTGAAAAACTCCCAGGAAGCACACGAGGCAATCCGGCCCGCCGGTGAATCTTTTGCCACCCCTGGCCAGCTTCATTCGCAGCTCGACGCCGAAGAGTTCAAACTCTATGAGCTGATTTGGCAGCGCACCGTCGCCTCGCAGATGGCTGACGCCAAGGGCACGTCCATGAAGGTGACCATCGCTGGCGAGGCGTTGGGTAACGCCGTCGAATTCGCCGCCACAGGCCGCACAATCACCTTCCCTGGCTTCCTGCGCGCCTATGTTGAAACCTCCAAGCTTGCCGACGGCCGCGATGTAGCCGACAACGCCGAAAAGCACCTGCCGCGCCTTTCGCAGGGGGATGACCTGGGCGTGAACAAGTTGAGCGCCGAAGAGCACAACACCAATCCGCCTGCCCGCTACACCGAGGCGTCGTTGGTGAAAAAGATGGAAGACCTCGGCATTGGCCGTCCTTCTACCTATGCCTCGATTATCAAGACCATCCAGGATCGCGGCTATGTGTTCTCCCGCGGCAATGCACTGGTGCCAAGCTGGGTTGCCTTTGCCGTTGTGGGGCTGATGGAAGATAGCTTCTCCGCGCTGGTGGACTACGACTTCACCTCCTCGATGGAAGACGAGCTGGATGAAATCGCCGCTGGCCACGAGAACGGTACTGATTGGCTCACCGGCTTCTACTTTGGGGATGCTGAGGCTTCGGAAGCCACGGCGGAATCCATCGCCCGCCAGGGCGGTTTGAAGGCGCTGGTTGGTGACAACTTGGAGCACATCGATGCTCGTTCGGTGAACTCCCTGCACCTCTTCGACGACGCCGAAGGCCGCGCTATCAACGTGCGCGTGGGCCGTTATGGCCCCTATATCGAACGCCAGGTAGGCACCAAGGACGGCGAGCCTGAGTATCAGCGCGCCAACCTTACTGATTCCACCACGCCCGATGAGCTCACCCTCGAATTCGCCGAGCGCCTCTTTGCTACCCCGCAGTCGGGGCGTGAGCTGGGGCGCAATCCCGAAAATGAGCGCATGATCGTGGCAAAGGAAGGCCGCTTCGGGCCGTATGTCACGGAGCTGGTCAATGACGATGAACGCGAAAAGGCCGAGGCCAAGGCCGAGGAGATCGTCGCCGCCGAGCGTGCCGAGGAAGATGAGCAGCGCAAGGCTGAGGGTAAGCGTGCGAAGAACTGGGGCACCAAGACGGCTGCCGCGCAGAAGGAAAAGCGCATCAACCAGATCGTGGAAGAGACGCTGAAGCCCAAGACGGCCTCGCTGTTTAAGTCCATGGAGCCCTCCACCGTCACGCTTGAACAGGCTCTGCAGTTGCTCTCCCTGCCCCGCGAGGTAGGCGTGGATCCCAGCGATGGGGAAGTTATCACTGCCCAAAACGGCCGCTACGGCCCTTACTTGAAGAAGGGCAACGATTCGCGCTCACTCAACCGCGAGGAGCAAATCTTCGAGATCACCCTGGACGAGGCTCGGCGAATCTACGCCGAACCGAAGCGCCGCGGCCGTGGCGCCACGCCTTCTGCGATTAAACAGCTCGGCGATAATGACGTCTCGGGCAAGCCCATGAGCGTGAAAGATGGCCGCTTTGGCCCCTATGTCACCGATGGTGAGACGAATGCCTCGCTACGTCGTGGCGATGATCCGCTGAAGCTTACCGACGCCCGCGCGAATGAATTGCTCTCTGAGCGCAGGGCAAAGCAAGCCGCCGAAGGTCCGAAGAAGACCACTAAGCGCGCCACCAAAAAGAAGGCCACGAAGAAAGCCGTGAAGAAGACCACCAAGCGCGTAGTCAAGGCGGGTAACCGCAAGAAGTAG
- a CDS encoding type II secretion system F family protein, protein MTILALICLAVASWPGGIGISARIHGATDTGAVHRIRAREPPPWARSLLQKFAAGSSVDPHELAGDLELYVACVQAGLNPAAAVTAVAESATASTARAWEQTATMLHMGISAQQAWAPIANVQGLEGISAIGQTSSNSGASMESGLKGIAQQLQQGAEAHAVASAERAGVFIAMPLTVCFLPAFFVLGLLPVLYQLGSSMF, encoded by the coding sequence ATGACCATTCTGGCTCTGATCTGTCTGGCCGTCGCATCGTGGCCTGGTGGAATCGGCATCAGCGCACGTATCCATGGGGCTACGGACACGGGCGCCGTGCATCGGATTCGCGCCCGTGAACCACCACCCTGGGCGCGTTCGCTGCTGCAAAAGTTTGCTGCTGGATCAAGCGTTGATCCGCACGAGCTTGCGGGTGACCTGGAACTGTACGTGGCTTGCGTACAAGCCGGGCTCAATCCCGCAGCAGCAGTGACGGCGGTGGCGGAAAGCGCCACTGCCAGCACCGCAAGAGCGTGGGAACAAACAGCCACCATGTTGCACATGGGAATTTCAGCTCAACAGGCGTGGGCGCCCATCGCCAACGTCCAGGGGCTCGAAGGTATCAGCGCCATCGGGCAAACATCCAGCAACAGCGGGGCATCCATGGAATCGGGGCTTAAGGGCATCGCCCAACAGCTCCAGCAGGGCGCCGAAGCGCACGCGGTGGCGAGCGCAGAGCGCGCAGGAGTCTTCATCGCCATGCCGCTGACCGTCTGTTTTCTGCCCGCGTTCTTCGTGCTCGGGTTGCTGCCAGTGCTGTACCAACTTGGCAGCAGCATGTTCTAG
- a CDS encoding ABC transporter substrate-binding protein, with translation MFQQRKTLGLVGIGVTLSCALVACGASEEVENSNVQASVNVEGHTQYPISIENCGESITIDEAPSRVVSLDQGSTEILLSLGLQDKIVGTASWTDPILPELEQANKNVPRLSDNAPSYEVVLDTDPDFITASFGRHFKKEGGVAPRERFEETGIPTYLSPTDCDNGESINAGGTRSSALTPEMIYEEITQLAEIFDVQSRGEELIDSFKQRVEKATKDLPDADGQSVAFWFADTKTPYMAGGQSEPQMLANMTGLSNVYAQDKEDWPAVTWEDVADKQPDILVLGDLERDRFPGDRLKDKKEFLAKDPLTKNMKAVKEERYIALHGAELNPSIRFVDGLEKIAEYLREHDQR, from the coding sequence ATGTTCCAACAACGCAAAACGCTTGGGCTAGTAGGTATCGGAGTGACTTTGAGTTGTGCACTGGTTGCCTGCGGTGCTTCTGAAGAAGTAGAAAACTCAAACGTCCAAGCATCCGTCAATGTCGAAGGTCATACGCAGTATCCAATCAGCATTGAAAACTGCGGAGAGTCTATCACCATCGACGAGGCGCCCAGCCGAGTCGTTTCCTTGGACCAAGGCTCCACAGAAATCCTGCTGTCCTTGGGGCTACAAGATAAAATCGTTGGAACCGCCTCCTGGACGGATCCGATCCTTCCCGAGCTTGAGCAGGCAAATAAGAACGTGCCGCGCCTTTCCGATAACGCACCAAGCTATGAGGTCGTCCTCGATACTGACCCGGACTTCATCACCGCCTCCTTTGGGCGCCACTTCAAAAAAGAAGGCGGCGTTGCCCCTCGCGAGCGTTTTGAAGAAACCGGCATCCCCACCTACCTTTCACCAACCGACTGCGATAACGGCGAGAGCATCAACGCCGGCGGTACGCGCAGCTCTGCGCTGACCCCTGAGATGATCTACGAAGAGATCACTCAGTTGGCAGAAATTTTCGACGTCCAAAGCCGCGGCGAAGAACTCATCGATTCGTTCAAGCAGCGCGTAGAAAAGGCCACCAAAGATCTGCCCGATGCCGATGGACAGAGCGTTGCCTTCTGGTTTGCCGATACCAAGACCCCCTATATGGCCGGCGGCCAAAGCGAACCCCAGATGCTGGCGAACATGACCGGTCTGAGCAACGTCTACGCCCAAGACAAAGAAGACTGGCCAGCAGTGACCTGGGAGGACGTAGCCGATAAGCAGCCAGACATCCTGGTGCTTGGCGATCTTGAACGCGATCGCTTCCCCGGGGACCGTTTGAAAGACAAAAAGGAGTTCCTGGCCAAGGATCCGCTGACCAAGAACATGAAGGCAGTCAAGGAAGAGCGCTACATCGCACTGCACGGTGCAGAGCTGAACCCATCCATCCGCTTTGTTGATGGCTTGGAAAAGATTGCTGAATACTTGCGCGAACACGATCAGCGCTAA
- a CDS encoding DEAD/DEAH box helicase: MQDFNPVAGAQLGLELAASVKNRFAEESCTHLTTIPPRPSITADWPEWVLPELREYLIDQGIKAPYSHQVATAEHAWQRRHVVVATGTSSGKSLGYLMPILSKLAINPQATALYLTPTKALGSDQLGNALALTAAIPQLFDVHPCAYDGDTLKEARAGIREQSRCVFSNPDMLHAAILPHHSRWMRFLRHLQFVVVDECHTYRGVFGAGVSLVLRRLLRIARRYGASPTVIFASATAADPAEHATLLIGEPVQAVTEDGAPSGARTVMLWEPGFIEGATGEHGAPVRRAASTEAAGMMATLIAEGARTLTFVRSRRGAEVVAMRTAEELVGMGRLQDARRIAAYRAGYLAEDRRRLEQQLDSGELLGVASTNALELGIDVGGLDAVITAGFPGTIASFWQQAGRAGRRGQGSLVVLVARDEPMDTYLVHHAEALLTRPVERTVFNPHNPHILSGHLLCAAEELPLTESEVDALGARDIAEALAAQGLMRHRPRGWFALPQPGAPDVHAQVNLRGSGQRISIVDHSDGRLLGTIDAATGMAQVHPGAVYLHQGESFVVDKLLLDDHVALVHPDAPAYSTHARTTTDIRIIGVDDSVQNPSPGFWLSNVDVEVTDQVVGYTVKASDGSVLETVPLDLPPQQLRTRAVAYTVDPLVLQQLGVDDVPGTLHAAEHAAIGMLPLIATCDRWDIGGVSTAEHPDTGLPTVFVYDGHPGGAGFADCGFQRFGQWIAATFEAVRSCECESGCPSCVQSPKCGNGNQPLDKAGAIQLLGAMCTMLGFTP; encoded by the coding sequence ATGCAAGATTTCAACCCCGTTGCGGGTGCTCAGCTCGGCCTAGAGCTTGCGGCGAGTGTGAAAAACCGCTTCGCCGAGGAGTCTTGCACCCACCTCACCACCATCCCGCCGCGCCCGTCGATCACCGCAGATTGGCCGGAGTGGGTCTTGCCTGAGTTACGCGAATACCTCATTGACCAGGGCATCAAAGCCCCGTATTCGCACCAAGTTGCCACCGCAGAACACGCCTGGCAGCGCCGCCACGTTGTGGTTGCCACAGGCACGAGCTCAGGAAAATCCCTGGGATACCTCATGCCCATTTTGAGCAAACTTGCAATAAATCCGCAGGCCACAGCGCTGTACCTCACTCCCACCAAAGCGCTCGGATCCGATCAGCTCGGCAACGCACTCGCGCTCACCGCCGCGATACCCCAGCTTTTCGACGTCCACCCGTGCGCCTACGACGGCGATACCCTCAAAGAAGCGCGAGCTGGAATTCGCGAGCAATCGCGGTGCGTATTTTCCAATCCCGACATGCTCCACGCCGCAATCCTGCCTCATCACAGCCGGTGGATGCGCTTTCTGCGCCACCTGCAGTTTGTGGTGGTAGACGAGTGCCACACCTACCGGGGCGTATTCGGTGCAGGCGTATCGCTGGTGCTGCGCCGCCTGCTTCGCATTGCCCGGCGTTATGGCGCCAGCCCCACCGTCATCTTCGCCTCGGCAACCGCCGCCGACCCTGCTGAGCACGCCACATTGCTCATTGGCGAACCGGTGCAGGCGGTCACTGAAGATGGCGCACCAAGTGGTGCCCGAACCGTCATGCTGTGGGAACCCGGATTCATCGAGGGCGCAACGGGTGAGCACGGCGCCCCGGTCCGGCGAGCCGCCTCCACCGAAGCCGCCGGAATGATGGCCACCCTCATCGCGGAAGGCGCGCGCACGCTCACGTTCGTGCGTTCCCGGCGCGGTGCCGAGGTGGTTGCCATGCGCACCGCAGAAGAACTGGTGGGGATGGGTCGTTTGCAGGACGCACGCAGGATTGCCGCGTACCGCGCGGGCTATCTTGCGGAAGATCGCCGGCGCCTCGAACAGCAACTCGATTCCGGCGAGCTGCTTGGTGTTGCCTCAACGAATGCGCTTGAGCTGGGGATTGATGTGGGTGGATTGGACGCGGTGATTACAGCTGGGTTTCCTGGAACCATCGCGAGTTTCTGGCAGCAGGCCGGCCGCGCTGGACGCCGGGGGCAGGGCTCCTTGGTGGTGCTGGTGGCGCGCGATGAACCAATGGATACATACCTGGTGCATCACGCGGAGGCGCTCCTTACTCGCCCTGTGGAACGCACGGTATTCAATCCTCATAATCCCCACATCCTCAGCGGACACCTCTTATGCGCGGCGGAGGAGTTGCCGCTCACCGAAAGCGAAGTGGATGCACTTGGTGCGCGAGACATAGCCGAAGCGCTGGCGGCGCAGGGGCTGATGCGGCACCGCCCTCGTGGCTGGTTCGCACTTCCTCAACCCGGCGCGCCCGACGTTCACGCGCAGGTGAATTTGCGCGGCAGCGGACAGCGGATTTCCATTGTGGATCACAGCGATGGCCGGTTATTGGGCACGATCGATGCCGCAACGGGCATGGCACAGGTACACCCCGGCGCGGTGTACCTTCACCAGGGCGAATCCTTTGTGGTGGACAAGCTCTTGCTTGACGATCATGTTGCACTCGTGCACCCGGACGCTCCCGCCTATAGCACTCATGCGCGCACCACTACCGACATCCGCATCATCGGTGTCGATGACTCGGTGCAAAACCCCTCCCCCGGCTTTTGGTTGAGCAACGTGGACGTTGAGGTGACCGATCAAGTAGTGGGCTACACCGTGAAGGCGAGCGACGGAAGCGTTTTGGAAACTGTGCCACTGGATCTGCCGCCCCAGCAGTTACGCACCCGGGCCGTCGCGTACACCGTTGATCCTTTGGTGCTGCAACAACTTGGTGTCGACGACGTTCCGGGCACCCTCCACGCCGCCGAACACGCGGCGATTGGTATGTTGCCACTCATTGCTACGTGCGATCGTTGGGATATCGGAGGTGTGTCCACCGCAGAGCACCCCGATACAGGTCTGCCAACGGTGTTTGTGTACGACGGGCACCCGGGCGGTGCCGGCTTTGCCGATTGTGGATTCCAACGCTTTGGGCAGTGGATTGCTGCAACCTTTGAGGCGGTTCGCAGTTGCGAGTGCGAATCCGGGTGCCCCTCCTGCGTGCAGTCTCCAAAGTGCGGGAATGGCAACCAGCCTTTGGACAAGGCTGGTGCTATCCAACTGCTGGGTGCCATGTGCACGATGCTTGGTTTCACGCCCTAG
- a CDS encoding ABC transporter ATP-binding protein has product MSLQAHEVSWKRGNNLVVNGVSLTPEPNTTVGLLGPNGSGKSSFLRLLHGEVRPTEGRVLLNQRDLHSIGRKERAKHIAVVSQHVGTELNMSVREVVALGRIPFRSLIAAEQRADQAAIEAAMERTGVTHLQDRSWHQLSGGEQQRVHIARALAQEPKELLLDEPTNHLDIQHQLEILRLVRSLDATCVVALHDLNLAAMFCDSLMLLKDGKVAVAGATEEVLHPETIQEIFGVRAKINRDPNNGRMHIAYEC; this is encoded by the coding sequence ATGAGCCTGCAAGCACACGAAGTGAGCTGGAAGCGCGGCAACAACCTAGTAGTCAACGGTGTGTCGCTTACACCAGAGCCCAACACCACCGTGGGTCTGCTCGGCCCCAATGGCTCAGGCAAATCCTCCTTCCTGCGCCTCCTGCACGGCGAGGTGCGTCCCACCGAAGGCAGGGTGCTATTAAACCAACGCGATTTGCACAGCATTGGGCGCAAAGAACGAGCCAAGCACATCGCGGTGGTAAGCCAGCATGTGGGCACTGAGCTGAACATGTCGGTGCGCGAGGTAGTGGCCTTAGGGCGTATCCCATTTCGTTCCCTCATCGCTGCAGAGCAGCGCGCAGATCAAGCAGCCATCGAGGCCGCCATGGAAAGAACTGGGGTCACGCACTTACAGGATCGTTCCTGGCATCAGCTTTCCGGTGGCGAGCAACAGCGTGTTCACATTGCGCGCGCCTTGGCTCAAGAGCCCAAAGAGCTGCTTCTCGACGAACCCACCAACCACCTCGATATCCAACACCAGCTGGAAATCCTCCGCCTAGTTCGCTCCCTTGATGCCACCTGCGTGGTGGCCTTGCATGATCTCAATCTCGCCGCGATGTTCTGCGATAGCCTCATGTTGCTCAAAGACGGCAAAGTGGCAGTAGCGGGCGCCACGGAAGAGGTGTTGCACCCAGAGACCATCCAAGAGATCTTCGGGGTTCGGGCAAAGATCAACCGCGACCCAAACAATGGGCGCATGCATATCGCCTACGAGTGCTAA
- a CDS encoding FecCD family ABC transporter permease yields the protein MNAAPHRFRHILGVGALTLLACVLIAASLLGATVLGPAAVSAVNVRDVLANHLLGADIPVRNIKDAIVWEERLPRAILAALCGAGLGLCGVIMQSLLRNPLADPYILGVSSGASTGAVVVGIFGLGASRLSLSSGAFVGSLIAFGLVLLLARFCGGTTEKVLLAGIAATQLFSALTSLLVFAFADSDEARGVMFWLLGSLEGIRWFDVRIAAVVVVLGTLLCLYFARVLDAFAFGDTIASTLGINVTRIRLLLLGLCALITATLVSITGAIGFLGLVLPHVARLLLGTAQHLKVIPVTIVVGAVFMVWVDVFSRLAFAPTPLPAGVGTALVGVPVFVFLMARRRA from the coding sequence GTGAACGCTGCACCCCATCGCTTTCGCCACATTCTCGGTGTTGGAGCGCTCACGCTGCTTGCCTGCGTCCTCATCGCCGCCTCCCTGCTCGGGGCCACCGTGTTAGGGCCTGCGGCGGTCAGTGCCGTGAACGTGCGTGATGTGCTGGCCAACCACCTGCTCGGTGCCGATATCCCGGTTCGGAATATCAAAGATGCCATCGTCTGGGAAGAACGCCTCCCGCGCGCCATCCTCGCCGCCTTATGCGGCGCAGGCTTGGGCCTGTGCGGTGTGATTATGCAGTCGCTGCTGCGAAACCCACTGGCAGATCCCTATATCCTGGGTGTTTCCTCTGGTGCCTCCACCGGAGCCGTGGTGGTGGGCATCTTCGGCCTTGGAGCATCACGCTTAAGCCTTTCTTCCGGTGCCTTCGTCGGCTCGCTCATCGCCTTCGGCCTAGTGCTGCTGCTGGCTCGGTTTTGTGGTGGGACAACGGAAAAAGTGCTGCTTGCCGGCATCGCTGCAACCCAGCTCTTCTCCGCGCTGACTTCGCTGCTGGTATTTGCCTTCGCAGATTCCGATGAGGCTCGCGGCGTGATGTTCTGGCTTCTCGGCTCCCTTGAAGGCATCCGCTGGTTCGATGTTCGCATCGCCGCCGTGGTGGTCGTATTGGGCACGCTGCTCTGCCTGTACTTTGCGCGCGTGCTCGACGCCTTCGCCTTTGGCGATACCATCGCATCCACCCTGGGCATTAACGTGACCAGGATCCGGCTGCTCCTACTCGGGCTGTGCGCACTTATCACCGCCACCTTGGTATCAATCACCGGAGCTATCGGCTTCTTAGGCTTGGTGCTGCCGCACGTAGCAAGGCTATTGCTGGGCACCGCTCAACACCTCAAGGTCATCCCCGTCACCATCGTCGTCGGTGCGGTGTTCATGGTGTGGGTGGATGTCTTCTCCCGCCTCGCGTTTGCCCCAACCCCATTGCCAGCCGGTGTGGGCACCGCTCTCGTGGGCGTACCGGTGTTCGTCTTCTTAATGGCAAGGAGGCGAGCATGA
- a CDS encoding type II secretion system F family protein, producing MRQSFIGELAPLIVIVLASAWVPPAPVRRIQRRKSSSTSARFVLVGAVLLVAPLLARYVLLFASALVLLAAGWKVFRDMQKERRQQQQRQTLSKMLGMCVSELRCGASLGDCLEHAAQQHQYEPAATAFAAAARSLHTGGGASAQLEHYCEQMPDLRTVAHCWRIAERHGIAMAPLLENAERQLRARLHHRQRTNAAMQGPKATAAILCALPLVGMLLGAAMGVNVPQLLVSSFIGNCMLLIGIVLISSGLLWTQRIIRGATS from the coding sequence ATGAGGCAAAGTTTCATCGGCGAGCTAGCACCGCTAATCGTGATCGTGTTGGCTTCGGCATGGGTTCCTCCGGCACCTGTAAGGCGAATACAGCGCAGGAAGTCCAGCTCCACATCAGCCCGCTTCGTCCTAGTTGGTGCAGTGCTGCTGGTCGCGCCGCTGCTCGCCCGCTATGTGTTGTTGTTCGCTAGCGCGCTCGTGTTGCTCGCAGCCGGGTGGAAAGTATTCCGAGACATGCAGAAGGAGCGCAGGCAGCAGCAACAGCGCCAAACGTTATCGAAAATGCTGGGCATGTGCGTCAGCGAACTTCGCTGCGGAGCCAGCCTTGGAGATTGCCTCGAACATGCTGCGCAACAACATCAATACGAACCAGCCGCCACAGCATTCGCGGCAGCGGCTCGTAGCCTGCACACCGGCGGTGGCGCCAGTGCTCAATTAGAGCACTACTGCGAACAGATGCCGGACCTTCGCACCGTGGCACATTGTTGGCGAATTGCAGAACGCCACGGCATCGCCATGGCACCCCTGCTGGAAAATGCCGAACGACAACTACGAGCCCGCCTGCACCATCGCCAGCGCACCAACGCGGCAATGCAAGGGCCGAAGGCCACCGCTGCGATCCTCTGCGCACTGCCACTAGTGGGGATGCTCTTAGGCGCAGCGATGGGCGTGAACGTTCCGCAGCTACTGGTGAGCAGCTTCATCGGAAACTGCATGCTGCTTATCGGCATCGTATTGATCAGCAGTGGGCTGCTGTGGACCCAAAGAATCATCAGGGGTGCAACATCATGA
- a CDS encoding DUF4244 domain-containing protein — protein MIQQAMIARIYKLYTDEEGMSTIEYAMGSLAAAALAAALYLVVSSGSVSDALESIITSALNNSPG, from the coding sequence ATGATTCAGCAAGCAATGATCGCCCGAATTTACAAGCTCTACACAGATGAGGAGGGCATGAGCACCATTGAATATGCAATGGGCTCGCTCGCAGCGGCGGCGCTCGCCGCAGCCCTCTACCTGGTTGTGTCCTCCGGGTCAGTCTCCGATGCGCTCGAAAGCATCATCACCTCAGCGCTCAATAACTCCCCGGGCTAA
- a CDS encoding Rv3654c family TadE-like protein, producing MKSKVIDEQGNATILAAGIAAALALVLGVLLLAASAVIHTHQAQVAADMAAVAGAYAEAEGRFGCPVATQVLEANQAQMLTCDSEGGDVQIQANIGGQVAAARAGQIQETAS from the coding sequence ATGAAGTCCAAGGTGATTGATGAGCAGGGGAATGCCACGATTCTCGCGGCGGGGATCGCAGCCGCATTGGCCTTAGTACTCGGTGTGTTGCTGCTCGCAGCCAGCGCGGTCATTCACACTCACCAGGCGCAGGTAGCTGCAGACATGGCAGCGGTAGCCGGGGCATATGCCGAGGCTGAGGGGCGCTTCGGGTGCCCCGTTGCCACCCAAGTGCTCGAAGCCAACCAGGCGCAGATGCTTACCTGTGATAGCGAGGGAGGTGATGTGCAGATTCAGGCGAACATCGGCGGCCAGGTGGCGGCAGCGCGCGCAGGCCAGATCCAAGAAACAGCATCCTAG